The Oryzias melastigma strain HK-1 linkage group LG15, ASM292280v2, whole genome shotgun sequence genome includes the window acgTAAAGTCCTGTTTCATGTGCTAAAACATGTTTCCCAATTATATACTATAAATTATAATGAGATGATTTTCACagaaaggtttttacatccccaCTTAACatctattttaactttttttatacatgtttacggtttatttttaaccagaatatcatttttaacatatgtTACTGGTGAAGCTGGACTGCTTCTCAACATAAAGTTATTAACATCACCATTTCAGCGACTTATTAACCGTCATTTTATCATATTCACTGGCATTTAGTTTCAGCTCGAGACTTAAAATGAACTTTACAAACATATACATAATCAATTCCTGCTCAAAATTAGCAATATAAACCATATTAATGTTCAACTGTGCCATAGacatgcataaataaaaatatatctattaTTAAGTGTCCACTGTAGTGAAAGCTGACCCCTGACACAGTCATTTTTACTCCTCACTGGTCATAACCTTTACCTTAAAATAGAATATGTGATCTCTGACTTtaggaatttcttttttttttacctctcaAGGTGACGAGTTCTGTGTCATTTTAAGACAATAACGCTGTGCAGGCACAAAATAAACCTCCATGTCAACATGACTGAATAATATTTAAAGCATCACCCAAAAGTCGAGCATAAAAAAATAggcattaaatgttaaaattaaaataaatcttgactcgcataataataatagattATAGAGGCAATAAAACTGAatatcaaaatgttattttgcagCTTATTAAAATGAACCTGCAACAGTATTGGAATCAATTTTTTATAACTCTGacaatccaaaaataaatcctCTTTTTGTGGTTTATGGTACATGGAGATAGATTTCTATTGGTTCAGATAATCTCatgaccttttattttgaagaggcATCCAAAGATTACTCagccaaaatcaataaatctacTAAATCAGCAACACCTTTCCTGCACGGCTTCTGGCTGCTCAAATGAATGAGCACTTTAAGAGTGTTGAGCACTCTTTTATCAGCAGAGGTGACCATAAAATTCAGATTGGACCTAAAATAATCCGGCACAAAGCCCCATAATGGACTGCTgtagaaaatgattaaaatcttTGTTATTAGCATAGAGCAGAAttgtaaaacttaaaattaggaaaactgattattgtatttttttttaatacagcaaaatgtttgtttttgcttgtatttttgtttggctccttctttttttcccagtctCTCAGTCAGACAGGAATAACTCAAGCTCTCTATTAAGTGGCTAATACATCCTGACTCTTCTCTCTCAATCTCTTTCTCGCCTCTTGTGACTCCAGGCGGCACATTACCTTCACAGAAAGTCTCTGCAAATCACATTTCTGCCCTGGCATTCAGGTTCTCGCAGCACGGTGGCCGACaacaacacaacacacacaaaaaattaccactgtattttattttaggtttttgttgtttaatttgaatacaatcttaattatttatttgactttcaTGTTTACCTTCACATTGACTCTCTCACTGGTGATTCCTGCACTTGTAAATGatgtctttttaacattaagATTTGCAAAAATACAAGATAATGAACTTCTCAGTTTTATTTTANNNNNNNNNNNNNNNNNNNNNNNgggtgaaccccgccttcgcccatcagcagccgggataggctccggcacccccgcaaccccgaaagggacgaagcggtctggaagatggatggatggatggactttaaTGTTTACCTTCACATACTATACCTTGACTCTCTCACTGGTGATTGCTGCACTTGTAAATGatgtctttttaacattaagATTTGCAAAAATACAAGATAATGAACttctcagttttattttattgtatttactgctttattatattttttggtgtatttatatggatttttttttattttaatgtgtgaaTTTGCCTgttaatggtaaaaaaaaatgcataaataaatgcataaataaatagataatcaaataaaataaaataattaaacaattgCTGCTTTGGTCTCTTTTAGTAAATCTTCTATcttttcttaaatgaaatgataTTCGTAGATATAAGTAAGACTAACTCAAgtcaaacaaatacaatttagacatttttttgtttatagacACCATATATTCAATAATTGTGATCATAAAATCCTCACTAGCCTGTTAAAATTACACCGTTTTTCCATTTCCTGTTTTGGAGTGTTTCTACTTTTCGCCAGTAGGGGGCAGTGTAGTAAAGCTCCGCCTGCGCTCTCGTTCTAAAAACGGAGAAGAAGAACTCTCAACACTCACTGGAGACTGCTGTTGAATTAGAGGAAAACAATGGCAAACGACAAGGTCAGATTCAgacttttaaagttgtttctAGTTTACACAGCAGCTGTCTGTaaaagttctttttattttcaatgaagATCAGTAAATATCTTCGTTCGCGGCTAACATTAGCTTGTTATATACGTCCATCTCAATGTAGCATTTAGCTAGTTAGCTCAATTGTTTTTCCTATCAAAACAAACCActaatagattttatttaacttttcgAAAGTATTTCGATGTTAATTCCTGTGACATGAGTTTTAACGAAGctgttttgttggttttgttttaacctgattaaaggaaaacaaaatatgtaaacaaaacatgataattttgttttcttaaaaacaaatttgacaaataggTGTTTATGCTATTTATGAGTTtccttattttgaaagaatccGTAGAAAATGCGTTTTTAATATCAACTTTAtagtttaaatgtgaaatgaaGGGTGTGTACACGTGGGAGAttagttggaaaaaataaacttctcgGTTCTAATTATGAGataagtttatttcttttttattttcccttaaTTGACTTTAGTTTTGTATTGATGTTCTGATACATTTTCTCTATTAatgaaaaagtatatatttgtattatctTACTGTTTAAGATACCATAGATTAAGATCAAATTAACAGCATctcttaaattaatttattaatataaaatttcATTGTGTACTACAGTGAATGTTTTGGGCTTTTACACACAACTTTGTCCTTTTTAGCCTCACTAAGTTGTTTAACCACTAACTGCCACACAGCTGAAGACATGGGATGCACTTTGAGAATTTCCGTTCGTTAGGCTGCATGTTCAGACATGTAGACTTTCGTTTATCACGTTATTTAGATTTTATCCATTAGTTTCTACAACATGAGCTTCTATTTTTGATTGGGTATCCAAATCCATTTGTAGCCAGATCCAAATTTATCCAGAAagtattatatatttttctttcttaaacaaataagaatatcaataaaatcaaatttatttttcatttctgtgcaatttttctatttctgtgtTCATGTAAAATCTGTCTATATTCTTATTTCTCCACTGACCAGTTTATTTATCTGTTGGATGTGAGTACAGGATCCTTTTACACAGCTGAAGGATCTGGTGGAGCTAAAGGATCAGCTAGAAGATATTCAGAAAAGAGTAGAAGATGAGATACATGCTGGGATTCCTCCGGTAAGATCAGCATTTAAATGCtatcatttgtatttaaaaggtctaattttactttttttttcccagggtGGCAGTCTCCTGGCTTCACCTTTCTTGAAGGGTTTTCTGGCTGGCTACGTCGTCGCTCGGCTCCGCAACTCTGCACTTTTAGGTGTGGCTGTAGGAACGTGTACCGGAGTCTATGTGGCTCAGAATTACGCCGTTCCTAACATTGAAACCACAATCAGGGACTACATACGCAACCTTAAAGGACAAAAGTAAGAACAGAGGAGA containing:
- the LOC112161776 gene encoding SLC35A4 upstream open reading frame protein gives rise to the protein MANDKDPFTQLKDLVELKDQLEDIQKRVEDEIHAGIPPGGSLLASPFLKGFLAGYVVARLRNSALLGVAVGTCTGVYVAQNYAVPNIETTIRDYIRNLKGQK